A part of Deltaproteobacteria bacterium genomic DNA contains:
- the mce gene encoding methylmalonyl-CoA epimerase codes for MKIIRVDHIGVAVNSIDAALKFFSDTLGLKVEGSETVAEQKVTTTFMPVGDTEIELLQSTAPDGPIAGFIEKKGEGVQHVAFVVDNIEAALKELEAKGVRLIDKVPRMGAGGKKIAFLHPKDTNGVLVELCQKI; via the coding sequence ATGAAGATTATAAGAGTAGACCATATCGGTGTTGCAGTAAACAGTATTGACGCGGCCCTCAAGTTTTTCTCGGATACATTGGGGTTGAAAGTGGAAGGCAGTGAAACCGTTGCCGAACAGAAGGTAACGACGACTTTTATGCCTGTGGGTGATACGGAGATAGAGCTTTTACAGTCCACCGCCCCGGATGGTCCTATCGCCGGCTTTATTGAAAAGAAGGGAGAGGGTGTCCAGCATGTCGCTTTTGTCGTAGACAACATTGAAGCAGCGTTGAAAGAGCTGGAGGCCAAAGGGGTTCGTCTGATTGACAAGGTGCCCCGTATGGGAGCGGGCGGTAAAAAGATCGCCTTCCTCCATCCGAAGGATACG
- the sucD gene encoding succinate--CoA ligase subunit alpha, producing MAILLDKNSRVVVQGITGSEGTFHTLESVKFGTKVVAGVTPGKGGQEVSGIPVYNRVADAVEKQGANVAALYTPAAFSADAIIESIEAGIGLVVCMTEGIPVTDMIKVKQVLKASKARMIGCNCPGITTPGVGKIGFMPSFIHKKGNVGVISRSGTLTYEAIWQLTNLGIGQTTSIGIGGDPIPGSGFVDLLALYEKDPDTVALVMIGEIGGTAEEEAAEFIKSNLTKPVVSFIAGRTAPPGRRMGHAGAIISGGKGTADEKFKALEAAGVIVEKNPAEIGKRIQEILAKKSKGKK from the coding sequence ATGGCAATACTTTTAGATAAAAACTCTCGTGTAGTCGTACAGGGGATTACCGGTTCCGAAGGGACCTTTCATACCCTCGAATCGGTGAAATTCGGAACAAAAGTCGTCGCCGGGGTCACCCCGGGGAAAGGCGGCCAGGAAGTTAGTGGAATTCCCGTTTATAACCGGGTGGCCGATGCGGTAGAAAAACAGGGCGCCAATGTTGCCGCCTTGTACACTCCCGCCGCTTTTTCTGCTGATGCGATTATTGAATCGATCGAAGCAGGGATCGGTCTGGTTGTGTGCATGACGGAAGGTATTCCCGTAACGGATATGATTAAGGTCAAGCAGGTACTGAAGGCATCTAAAGCCCGGATGATCGGTTGCAACTGCCCGGGAATCACGACCCCCGGTGTAGGCAAGATCGGGTTTATGCCGAGCTTCATCCATAAGAAGGGTAATGTCGGCGTGATCTCAAGAAGTGGCACCCTGACCTATGAAGCGATCTGGCAGCTGACGAATCTGGGGATAGGCCAGACCACATCTATCGGTATTGGCGGTGATCCCATTCCCGGTTCAGGTTTTGTTGATCTGCTGGCACTGTACGAGAAAGATCCGGATACAGTCGCTCTCGTCATGATCGGCGAGATCGGTGGCACCGCCGAGGAAGAGGCCGCTGAATTTATCAAATCCAATCTTACCAAGCCGGTCGTATCTTTCATCGCCGGGAGAACCGCCCCTCCGGGGAGAAGAATGGGCCATGCCGGCGCCATCATCTCCGGTGGAAAAGGCACAGCAGACGAAAAATTCAAGGCGCTGGAAGCAGCGGGTGTCATCGTCGAGAAGAACCCGGCTGAAATCGGCAAAAGGATACAGGAAATTCTTGCTAAAAAAAGTAAGGGAAAAAAGTAG